The Pseudodesulfovibrio alkaliphilus genome has a window encoding:
- the asnB gene encoding asparagine synthase (glutamine-hydrolyzing), producing MCGIIGLYSSVQSPDESTLRTMTDALAHRGPDDSGVWMDPEAGVGLGHRRLAILDLSPLGRQPMDSVCGRYVIAYNGEVYNHVALRRELPDYPFRSTSDTETILAAVSAWGLEAALKRFVGMFAMALWDRTERKLFLVRDRMGIKPLYYGRLGKGWVFGSELKALRACPGFSSRINRGALSLYFRHNFVPAPLSIYEDAWKLEPGQLAIIDDTGLKLVRWWDTASLWRKGSAEPLEIGDVEATERLEELLSDAVSLRMLSDVPLGAFLSGGIDSSTVVALMQRASDRPVRTYSIGFHEKGYNEAGHAKAVARHLGTDHTELYVTPREMLDVIPAMPRFWDEPFADSSQIPTYILSRMTREHVTVSLSGDGGDELFSGYDRYFWTTGVWNAVHRIPAPVRKALVAAGRAVPNRMFDLLGSKGQKVRWRLDAVGMEDFPSLYRYFTSMFKRNEIVLGLEREPDHFLAELPPTSDYWSWMSLYDLLCYLPDDILTKVDRASMAVSLEARVPLLDHRVVEFAARLPQALKVRGGKGKWLLRQVLYRHVPRELVERPKMGFGVPIEQWLHGELRQWCDDLLNPAEIRRQGYLDAGLVEKMWREYLAGEHNWKSSLWEVLMFQAWLAEWKP from the coding sequence ATGTGCGGAATAATCGGTCTATATTCTTCGGTGCAATCGCCGGATGAATCGACCCTGCGCACCATGACTGACGCCCTGGCCCATCGAGGGCCTGACGACTCCGGGGTCTGGATGGACCCGGAAGCGGGCGTCGGTCTCGGCCATCGGCGGCTGGCCATTCTCGACCTTTCGCCCCTGGGCCGCCAGCCAATGGATTCCGTCTGCGGCCGATACGTCATCGCCTACAACGGAGAGGTCTACAACCACGTGGCGTTGCGCCGGGAACTCCCGGATTACCCCTTCCGGTCAACATCTGATACGGAGACCATTCTCGCGGCAGTGTCCGCCTGGGGGCTGGAGGCGGCCCTGAAACGCTTCGTGGGCATGTTCGCCATGGCTTTGTGGGACAGGACGGAACGAAAGCTGTTTCTTGTCCGTGACCGTATGGGCATCAAGCCCCTGTATTACGGCAGACTGGGCAAGGGCTGGGTTTTCGGTTCTGAGCTCAAGGCGCTCAGGGCTTGTCCCGGATTCTCGTCCCGTATCAATCGAGGGGCCTTGTCCCTCTATTTTCGACACAATTTCGTGCCCGCGCCTTTGTCAATTTACGAAGATGCCTGGAAGCTTGAGCCGGGGCAACTGGCGATCATCGACGACACCGGGTTAAAGCTGGTCCGCTGGTGGGACACGGCCAGCCTGTGGCGCAAGGGGAGTGCCGAGCCGCTTGAAATTGGCGACGTTGAGGCCACGGAGCGGCTGGAAGAGCTGTTGTCCGACGCGGTCTCCCTGCGTATGCTTTCCGACGTGCCCCTCGGCGCATTCTTGTCGGGCGGCATTGATTCGTCCACTGTGGTGGCCTTGATGCAAAGGGCATCTGACCGGCCGGTGCGTACCTATTCCATCGGCTTTCATGAAAAGGGCTACAACGAGGCCGGGCATGCCAAGGCCGTGGCGCGTCATCTGGGCACGGACCATACCGAGCTTTACGTGACGCCCCGGGAAATGCTGGACGTGATTCCGGCCATGCCCCGGTTCTGGGATGAGCCTTTTGCCGATTCCTCGCAGATTCCCACCTACATCCTGAGCAGGATGACCAGGGAACATGTGACGGTCTCCCTGTCCGGCGATGGTGGGGACGAGCTTTTTTCCGGCTATGACCGCTACTTCTGGACAACCGGGGTCTGGAACGCCGTGCATCGGATTCCGGCTCCGGTCCGCAAGGCCTTGGTGGCGGCAGGCAGGGCGGTCCCGAATCGAATGTTTGATCTGCTCGGTTCCAAGGGGCAGAAGGTGCGCTGGCGTCTGGACGCCGTGGGAATGGAAGACTTCCCTTCCCTGTACCGATACTTCACGTCCATGTTCAAGCGCAACGAGATCGTGCTGGGCTTGGAGCGGGAGCCGGATCACTTCCTTGCAGAGCTGCCGCCCACCAGCGATTATTGGAGCTGGATGAGTCTTTATGATCTGCTGTGTTACCTGCCGGACGACATACTGACCAAGGTGGACCGCGCCAGCATGGCTGTGTCTCTGGAGGCGCGAGTGCCGCTGCTGGATCACCGCGTGGTGGAGTTCGCCGCCCGGCTGCCCCAAGCCCTCAAGGTCCGTGGAGGCAAGGGCAAGTGGCTGCTCAGGCAGGTGCTTTATCGTCATGTCCCTCGGGAGCTGGTGGAGCGCCCCAAGATGGGCTTTGGCGTTCCCATTGAGCAGTGGCTGCATGGCGAGTTGCGCCAATGGTGCGATGATCTGCTGAACCCGGCTGAAATTCGTCGGCAGGGCTACCTTGATGCGGGGCTGGTGGAAAAGATGTGGCGGGAATATTTGGCTGGTGAGCACAACTGGAAATCGTCCCTCTGGGAAGTTCTCATGTTCCAGGCCTGGCTTGCGGAGTGGAAGCCGTGA